In Acidovorax sp. 106, the following proteins share a genomic window:
- the rsmB gene encoding 16S rRNA (cytosine(967)-C(5))-methyltransferase RsmB: MPVPLWQQLTAVAQALQAIRGGQSGTAAVDAVEPRLRPGVQALLFQVLRQLGRADALRSQLVARKPPPAADALLCTALALAWDPQAAPYEPFTLVNQAVESAKRGQATRGQASFINACLRRFLRERDALVAATDADPVARWNHPAWWIRRVQQDYPSDWERILQANNAHAPMALRVNQQKCTLAQYQQALAAINLVATEVGGYGLELAQPVPVQALPGFADGWVSVQDTAAQQAAPLLLQGLDLTQPLRVLDACAAPGGKTAHLLEHAPVGAALQVTALEVDAVRSERIHGTLARLGLSAQVLVADAARPQDWWASQCGGQPFDAILLDAPCTASGIVRRHPDVRWLRRESDVAQLAQLQARILAALWPLLKPGGRLLYCTCSVFKAEGDAQMQTFLTHNTDARLLPSPGHLIPRIGDKAGAVPDNPLGDHDGFFYALLQKSAQ, encoded by the coding sequence ATGCCTGTGCCTTTGTGGCAGCAATTGACGGCCGTGGCCCAGGCGCTGCAGGCCATACGCGGCGGGCAATCGGGGACGGCGGCGGTGGATGCGGTGGAGCCCCGTCTGCGCCCCGGGGTGCAGGCGCTGCTGTTTCAGGTGCTGCGCCAGTTGGGGCGGGCCGATGCCCTGCGCAGCCAACTGGTGGCCCGCAAGCCCCCACCTGCCGCCGATGCGCTGCTGTGCACCGCCTTGGCCCTGGCCTGGGACCCGCAGGCGGCACCCTACGAGCCTTTCACCCTGGTCAACCAAGCGGTGGAGTCGGCCAAGCGCGGGCAGGCCACGCGGGGCCAGGCTTCGTTCATCAACGCTTGCCTGCGGCGTTTTCTGCGCGAGCGCGATGCCCTGGTGGCTGCCACCGATGCCGATCCTGTGGCCCGTTGGAATCACCCGGCCTGGTGGATTCGGCGGGTGCAGCAGGATTACCCCAGCGACTGGGAGCGCATCCTGCAAGCCAACAACGCCCACGCACCCATGGCTTTGCGCGTTAATCAACAAAAATGCACGCTAGCGCAATATCAACAAGCGCTGGCAGCTATTAATTTGGTAGCAACCGAGGTGGGCGGCTATGGGCTGGAGCTGGCCCAGCCGGTGCCTGTGCAGGCTTTGCCGGGCTTTGCCGACGGCTGGGTGTCCGTGCAAGACACGGCCGCACAGCAGGCGGCGCCTTTGCTGCTGCAGGGGTTGGACTTGACGCAGCCCCTGCGGGTGCTGGACGCTTGCGCCGCGCCGGGGGGCAAAACCGCGCATTTGCTCGAACACGCCCCTGTGGGTGCTGCGCTGCAGGTCACGGCGCTGGAGGTGGATGCCGTCCGCAGCGAACGCATCCATGGCACGCTGGCCCGTTTGGGGTTGTCGGCCCAGGTGCTGGTGGCCGACGCTGCCCGGCCGCAGGACTGGTGGGCGTCGCAGTGCGGCGGGCAGCCCTTTGATGCCATCTTGCTGGATGCGCCGTGCACCGCCTCGGGCATTGTGCGCCGCCACCCGGACGTGCGCTGGCTGCGCCGTGAGTCGGACGTGGCCCAATTGGCACAGTTGCAGGCCCGCATCCTGGCCGCGCTGTGGCCCCTGCTCAAGCCCGGCGGGCGCCTGTTGTACTGCACCTGTTCGGTCTTCAAGGCCGAGGGCGATGCACAGATGCAAACGTTTCTTACACACAACACCGACGCACGATTGCTACCCTCGCCGGGTCATTTAATTCCCCGAATCGGGGACAAGGCTGGGGCTGTCCCGGACAATCCACTGGGTGATCACGACGGATTTTTTTACGCTCTGTTGCAAAAATCAGCGCAATGA
- a CDS encoding LemA family protein has translation MWSSPLFWILVAVLVFWSLGAYNRLVRLKAAAQAAGVHLRGLQKRCAQLPRDWVAAGPTPALPVSQGPGHAPQVHTETLLAASDLLDKALSPAKAPLPPQEPHASAQEASLVLQNAWADAMQAAAGSEWDVAAWQARWAELQALLVPAQRGYEEASQAYLGAIRQFPASVLARVVGFGPL, from the coding sequence ATGTGGTCGTCCCCCCTGTTCTGGATATTGGTTGCCGTCTTGGTGTTTTGGTCACTGGGGGCCTATAACCGTCTGGTTCGCCTCAAGGCCGCCGCGCAAGCCGCTGGTGTGCACTTGCGCGGGTTGCAAAAGCGGTGCGCGCAGTTGCCGCGCGATTGGGTGGCCGCTGGACCCACGCCAGCTTTGCCTGTGTCCCAGGGGCCTGGCCATGCCCCGCAGGTGCACACGGAGACCTTGTTGGCCGCGAGTGACCTATTGGACAAGGCCTTGTCACCAGCCAAAGCCCCGTTGCCACCGCAAGAGCCGCATGCCAGTGCCCAAGAGGCGAGCCTAGTGCTGCAAAATGCATGGGCCGATGCCATGCAGGCTGCGGCAGGTTCTGAGTGGGATGTGGCCGCATGGCAGGCGCGCTGGGCAGAGTTGCAGGCGCTGCTGGTGCCAGCACAGCGGGGCTATGAAGAGGCTTCGCAGGCGTACCTGGGTGCCATCCGCCAGTTTCCCGCCAGCGTCTTGGCCCGTGTGGTGGGGTTCGGGCCGCTGTAG
- a CDS encoding Hsp70 family protein — translation MALLQDVTLGIDFGTSNSAMSVRQGSGPARMISLEGDARTLPTALFFNTEEQRTHFGRDAIAQYLEGTEGRLMRSLKSLLGSALLQDKTAVHNQLISYQDVISLFLRMLAQKAQAELGGMPGRVLMGRPVHFVDDDPTRDQQAEDALRQAALDAGFENVSFQLEPIAAALDYEQRIDHEAVVLVVDIGGGTSDFTVVRLGPGRMQRADRLNDVLATTGVHVGGTDFDRRLSLELLMPLLGFRHLGSSGREVPSRVFFDLSTWHLIQWLYSPKALRDAQNLRTDYANQQLHARLMTVLNERLGHKLANAMEQAKIAASVSDAMAPVALDWIEPALASGVSPEGLAQHLTSPLAQVVQCAQQCLQLAGLQASDLQAIYLTGGSSALRPLRHALRVAFPDTAQVEGDLFGGVALGLAVAP, via the coding sequence ATGGCTCTCCTGCAGGATGTCACGCTCGGTATCGACTTTGGTACCTCCAACTCGGCCATGTCGGTACGCCAAGGCAGCGGCCCCGCGCGCATGATTTCGCTCGAAGGCGATGCGCGCACCTTGCCCACGGCCTTGTTCTTCAATACCGAAGAGCAGCGCACGCACTTCGGGCGCGATGCGATTGCGCAGTACCTGGAGGGCACGGAGGGGCGCTTGATGCGTTCGCTCAAGAGCCTGCTGGGCAGCGCGCTGCTGCAGGACAAAACAGCGGTGCATAACCAGCTGATCAGCTACCAGGACGTGATCAGCCTCTTTTTGCGCATGCTGGCGCAAAAGGCGCAGGCCGAGCTGGGTGGCATGCCCGGGCGCGTGCTGATGGGGCGCCCGGTGCACTTTGTGGACGATGACCCCACCCGCGACCAGCAGGCCGAGGACGCGCTGCGGCAAGCGGCCCTGGATGCGGGGTTTGAGAACGTGTCGTTCCAGCTGGAGCCCATCGCGGCGGCTCTGGACTATGAGCAGCGCATCGACCATGAGGCCGTGGTGTTGGTGGTGGACATTGGCGGCGGTACCTCCGACTTCACGGTGGTGCGACTGGGGCCTGGGCGCATGCAGCGGGCTGATCGCCTCAACGATGTCCTAGCCACCACCGGGGTGCATGTGGGCGGCACGGACTTTGACCGCCGCTTGAGCCTGGAGCTGTTGATGCCATTGCTGGGCTTCAGGCACCTGGGGTCCAGTGGGCGGGAGGTGCCCAGTCGGGTGTTTTTTGACCTCTCAACCTGGCACTTGATCCAGTGGCTGTATTCGCCCAAAGCGCTGCGCGATGCGCAGAACCTGCGCACCGACTACGCCAACCAGCAACTGCACGCACGCTTGATGACGGTGTTAAACGAGCGCTTGGGCCACAAGCTGGCCAATGCCATGGAGCAGGCCAAGATTGCCGCATCGGTGAGCGATGCCATGGCCCCGGTGGCGCTGGACTGGATCGAGCCAGCGCTGGCCTCCGGCGTCAGCCCTGAGGGGCTTGCGCAGCATTTGACGTCCCCCCTGGCCCAGGTGGTGCAATGTGCCCAGCAGTGCTTGCAACTGGCGGGGCTGCAGGCCAGCGACTTGCAGGCCATCTACCTCACTGGGGGCTCGTCCGCGTTGCGCCCATTGCGCCATGCGCTGCGCGTGGCCTTCCCCGACACCGCACAGGTGGAGGGGGATCTGTTTGGCGGCGTAGCCTTGGGATTAGCCGTTGCGCCGTAA
- a CDS encoding DUF4390 domain-containing protein: protein MAQSDAPEAPGLRVERADDALYLAASLNFSLPDLAEDALNKGIPMFFVMEAQVLRDRWYWSDRVVAEATRYMRLTYQPLTRRWRLNTSTVPFTNSGLGVVLGQNFDDLDEALSAMRRVSRWRIGSADAIDPDAAHTVQLRFRLDMSQLPRPLQIGAVGRSDWNLLVSRIQRIAPRALL from the coding sequence ATGGCGCAGTCCGATGCGCCGGAGGCCCCCGGTCTGCGCGTAGAGCGCGCCGATGACGCGCTTTATTTGGCCGCGTCGTTGAACTTCAGTTTGCCGGACCTGGCCGAGGACGCCCTGAACAAAGGGATTCCCATGTTCTTCGTGATGGAGGCCCAGGTGCTGCGCGACCGTTGGTACTGGTCCGACCGGGTGGTGGCTGAAGCCACACGCTACATGCGCCTCACTTACCAGCCGCTCACCCGCCGCTGGCGCCTGAACACCTCGACCGTGCCCTTCACCAACAGCGGCCTGGGGGTGGTGCTGGGGCAGAATTTTGATGACCTGGACGAGGCCCTGTCCGCCATGCGCCGGGTTTCGCGCTGGCGCATTGGCAGTGCCGACGCGATCGACCCTGATGCCGCGCACACCGTGCAGCTGCGCTTTCGGCTCGACATGTCGCAGCTGCCACGCCCCCTGCAGATTGGGGCCGTGGGCCGCTCAGACTGGAATCTGTTGGTGTCCCGTATCCAGCGCATCGCGCCGCGCGCTCTGCTATGA
- a CDS encoding ATP-binding protein: MSQPSPASGSIPAPSASAATAARASKAVRWAVGVGAATMVAISMVLLFLLTLATNNRALYERNYAWLFGVNVLVALLLLGVLLWIAVRLTLRLRKGRFGSRLLVKLAAIFGLVGLLPGVLIYVVSYQFVTRSIESWFDVKVEGALVAGVNLARVSLESQAADMAAKTRTASAQVAQVSSTSAGLMLERVRDQLGATDVVLWNATGQPIGSAGQSRFNLNPERPSSSLLRTVRDQRSVTQIEGLDDLTDPAALQMARVKVLVLVTSPGLGLLTEPRFLQATLPLPPALVSNAIDVQEANREYQERALARGGLRRMYVGTLTLSLFLAVFGAVLLAVLLGNQLARPLLVLAEGVREVAAGNLSPKAALQGKDELGGLTRSFALMTQQLADARTAVEQSMVKVDASRSKLQTILDNLTAGVIVLGEHGLIRSSNPGATRILRAPMAAYEGRPLSEVPGLAEFAAAVERHFAAFLGDRDHHGLDHWQQPFELHASSSGAGQHATSLVARGAELPDGTKLLVFDDISEIVSAQRAQAWGEVARRLAHEIKNPLTPIQLSAERLEMKLSGKVPPPEQAILTKSVKTIVDQVDAMKRLVNEFRDYARLPAAELQSLDLNALVADVLHLYGEENASVPVKAELDPRCPRIAGDAQQLRQVVHNLLQNAQDATEQARAEGRSDEFLVRISTRVSETSGRVRLTISDSGTGFPAHILQRAFEPYVTTKARGTGLGLAVVKKIADEHGARIDLSNRMDGDVLRGAQVSLSFAPEPAVAS; the protein is encoded by the coding sequence ATGAGCCAGCCTTCGCCAGCATCGGGCAGCATTCCCGCTCCGTCGGCCTCTGCCGCGACCGCTGCCCGCGCCTCCAAGGCCGTGCGTTGGGCTGTTGGGGTGGGGGCCGCCACCATGGTGGCCATCAGTATGGTGCTGCTGTTCTTGCTGACGCTGGCCACCAACAACCGCGCTTTGTACGAACGCAACTACGCCTGGCTGTTTGGCGTGAACGTGCTGGTGGCCCTGCTGCTGCTGGGGGTGCTGCTGTGGATCGCGGTGCGGCTCACCCTGCGGCTGCGCAAGGGCCGTTTTGGCAGCCGTTTGCTGGTCAAGCTGGCCGCCATCTTCGGTCTGGTGGGGCTGCTGCCCGGCGTGTTGATTTATGTGGTGTCGTACCAGTTCGTCACGCGCTCCATCGAGAGCTGGTTCGATGTGAAAGTGGAGGGTGCCCTGGTGGCAGGGGTCAACCTGGCGCGGGTGTCGCTGGAGTCGCAGGCCGCCGACATGGCCGCCAAGACGCGAACCGCTAGCGCGCAGGTGGCGCAGGTGTCCAGCACGTCGGCCGGGCTCATGCTAGAGCGGGTCCGTGATCAGCTGGGAGCCACCGATGTGGTGCTTTGGAATGCCACAGGTCAGCCCATTGGCAGCGCTGGGCAATCCCGCTTCAACCTGAACCCGGAACGCCCCAGCAGTAGCTTGCTGCGCACGGTGCGTGACCAACGCTCTGTCACCCAAATCGAAGGGCTGGATGACCTGACGGACCCGGCCGCGCTGCAGATGGCCCGCGTCAAGGTGTTGGTGTTGGTCACCAGCCCCGGCTTGGGTTTGCTGACCGAGCCGCGCTTTTTGCAGGCCACCCTGCCGTTGCCGCCTGCTTTGGTGTCCAACGCCATTGACGTCCAGGAAGCCAATCGCGAATACCAGGAGCGCGCCCTGGCGCGCGGGGGGTTGCGGCGCATGTACGTGGGCACGCTCACACTCAGTTTGTTTCTGGCCGTGTTTGGGGCCGTGCTGCTGGCCGTGTTGCTGGGCAATCAACTGGCACGGCCGCTGCTGGTGTTGGCCGAAGGCGTGCGCGAGGTGGCCGCCGGCAACCTCAGCCCCAAGGCCGCGCTGCAAGGCAAAGATGAGTTGGGGGGGCTCACCCGCTCGTTTGCCCTGATGACGCAGCAACTGGCCGACGCCCGAACGGCGGTGGAGCAGAGCATGGTCAAGGTGGACGCATCGCGCTCCAAGCTGCAGACCATTCTGGACAACCTCACTGCGGGCGTCATCGTGCTGGGTGAGCACGGCCTGATTCGCTCGTCCAACCCCGGTGCTACCCGTATTTTGCGAGCCCCTATGGCCGCCTACGAAGGGCGGCCATTGTCTGAGGTGCCGGGGCTGGCCGAGTTTGCCGCAGCGGTGGAGCGGCACTTTGCCGCATTTTTGGGCGACCGTGACCATCATGGGCTGGACCATTGGCAGCAGCCGTTTGAGCTGCACGCATCGTCTTCCGGTGCTGGGCAGCACGCAACCAGCCTGGTTGCGCGGGGGGCTGAGCTGCCCGATGGCACCAAACTGTTGGTTTTTGACGACATTTCGGAGATTGTTTCAGCCCAGCGCGCGCAGGCTTGGGGCGAGGTCGCTCGGCGTCTGGCCCATGAAATCAAGAACCCCCTGACGCCCATCCAGCTGTCTGCCGAACGGTTGGAAATGAAGCTCTCAGGCAAGGTTCCGCCCCCCGAGCAGGCCATCCTCACCAAGTCGGTCAAGACCATCGTGGACCAGGTGGACGCGATGAAGAGGTTGGTCAACGAGTTCCGTGATTACGCCCGGCTGCCAGCCGCCGAGTTGCAGTCCTTGGACCTCAATGCGCTGGTTGCCGATGTCTTGCATTTGTATGGCGAAGAAAACGCGTCCGTCCCCGTGAAAGCCGAGCTGGACCCGCGTTGCCCGAGGATTGCAGGCGATGCGCAGCAACTTCGCCAGGTGGTACACAACCTGCTGCAAAACGCCCAGGATGCCACCGAGCAGGCGCGCGCGGAAGGTCGATCGGACGAGTTTTTGGTGCGCATTTCTACCCGTGTGAGTGAGACATCGGGGCGGGTGCGGCTGACCATTTCTGACAGTGGAACGGGCTTTCCGGCGCACATTTTGCAGCGCGCTTTCGAGCCTTACGTCACCACCAAAGCCCGGGGCACGGGGCTCGGTTTGGCTGTCGTTAAAAAGATCGCCGACGAGCACGGTGCCCGCATCGACCTGTCCAATCGCATGGACGGCGATGTGTTGCGTGGCGCGCAAGTGTCGTTATCATTCGCCCCTGAACCCGCGGTGGCGTCTTAG
- a CDS encoding response regulator, with amino-acid sequence MANILVVDDELGIRDLLSEILNDEGHSVDLAENATQARAARLANQYDLVLLDIWMPDTDGVSLLKEWAAAGVLTMPVIMMSGHATIDTAVEATRIGAFSFLEKPITMQKLLKAVEQGLARNSARHAAPAAVASVSLQSVVDVAQVPMAAIVVASAGDSGPHAHQGFDLDRPLREARDGFEKAYFEFHLAREGGSMTRVAEKTGLERTHLYRKLRQLGVDLGRGKRN; translated from the coding sequence ATGGCAAATATTCTGGTGGTCGACGACGAACTTGGTATTCGCGACCTGCTGTCCGAAATCCTGAACGATGAAGGCCACAGCGTGGACCTGGCGGAAAATGCCACCCAGGCCCGCGCTGCCCGTTTGGCCAACCAGTACGATCTGGTGCTGCTGGACATCTGGATGCCCGACACCGATGGCGTCTCGCTGCTCAAGGAGTGGGCTGCTGCAGGCGTGCTGACCATGCCCGTCATCATGATGAGCGGGCATGCCACCATCGACACGGCCGTGGAGGCCACGCGCATCGGGGCGTTCTCCTTCCTGGAAAAGCCCATCACCATGCAAAAGCTGCTCAAGGCCGTGGAGCAGGGCCTGGCCCGCAACAGCGCGCGCCATGCAGCACCTGCAGCGGTGGCTTCGGTGTCGCTGCAGTCTGTGGTGGACGTCGCGCAGGTGCCCATGGCGGCCATCGTGGTGGCCTCTGCGGGCGACAGTGGGCCCCATGCCCACCAGGGCTTTGATCTGGACCGCCCTCTGCGCGAAGCGCGCGATGGTTTTGAGAAGGCGTATTTTGAATTTCATCTGGCACGCGAAGGCGGCTCCATGACGCGCGTGGCAGAGAAAACCGGGCTGGAGCGTACCCACCTTTACCGCAAGCTGCGCCAGTTGGGCGTAGACCTGGGACGCGGAAAACGCAATTAA
- the rpoC gene encoding DNA-directed RNA polymerase subunit beta' codes for MKSLLDLFKQFTPDEHFDAIRIGMASPEKIRSWSFGEVKKPETINYRTFKPERDGLFCAKIFGPIKDYECLCGKYKRLKHRGVICEKCGVEVTQTKVRRERMGHIDLAAPCAHIWFLKSLPSRLGLVLDMTLRDIERVLYFEAYVVTDPGMTPLKKFSIMSEDDYDAKRKEYGDEFIAKMGAEGIKDLLESIDIDLSIERLRGDLTGSEVKVKKNAKRLKVLEAFKKSGIKPEWMVLEVLPVLPPDLRPLVPLDGGRFATSDLNDLYRRVINRNSRLRRLLELKAPEIIARNEKRMLQEAVDSLLDNGRRGKAMTGANKRALKSLADMIKGKSGRFRQNLLGKRVDYSGRSVITVGPTLKLHQCGLPKLMALELFKPFIFSRLEAMGIATTIKAAKKEVESGTPVVWDILEEVIKEHPVMLNRAPTLHRLGIQAFEPILIEGKAIQLHPLVCAAFNADFDGDQMAVHVPLSVEAQMEARTLMLASNNVLFPASGEPSIVPSQDVVLGLYYATRDRINGKGEGLVFADTGEVQRALDAGQVELAAKITVRMTEWTKDKATGEFVPSTSLVETTVGRALLSEILPKGLPFSNMNKALKKKEISRLINVSFRKCGLKETVVFADKLLQNGFRLATRAGISICIDDMLVPPQKAGIIERSEKEVKEIEQQYVSGLVTSGERYNKVVDIWGKAGDDVSKVMMAQLSKQKVMDRHGNEVDQESFNSIYMMADSGARGSAAQIRQVAGMRGLMAKPDGSIIETPITANFREGLNVLEYFISTHGARKGLADTALKTANSGYLTRRLVDVTQDLVVTEEDCGTSNGSLMRAIVEGGEVIESLRDRILGRTAAEDVLHPENRSVLIPAGTMLEEDLIEEIEAVGVDEVKVRTALTCETRFGLCAKCYGRDLGRGGLINLGEAVGVIAAQSIGEPGTQLTMRTFHIGGAASRAAIASSVEAKSNGVIGFNATMRYVSNTKGELVVIARSGEIIIHDEHGRERERHKVPYGATLTVKADQTIKAGTILANWDPLTRPIITEFAGQTKFENVEEGLTVAKQVDEVTGLSTLVVIDPKRRGAAKVVRPQVKLIDAQGQEVKIPGTDHSVTIGFQVGALIQVRDGQDVGPGEVLARIPVEGQKTRDITGGLPRVAELFEARTPKDKGTLAEMTGTISFGKETKGKVRLQITDPEGKVWEELVPKEKNILVHEGQVVNKGESIVDGPADPQDILRLLGIEELSRYIVDEVQDVYRLQGVKINDKHIEVIVRQMLRRVVVENIGESNYISGEQVERSEILNTNDALQSEGKITATYSNLLLGITKASLSTDSFISAASFQETTRVLTEAAIMGKKDELRGLKENVIVGRLIPAGTGMAYHQARKAKDAMDDAERRAIAEAEAAEMAASADEPESESSVSASDAAAD; via the coding sequence ATGAAATCGCTACTCGACCTGTTCAAGCAATTCACGCCGGATGAGCATTTCGATGCCATCCGCATCGGCATGGCTTCGCCCGAAAAGATCCGTTCGTGGTCTTTCGGCGAAGTGAAGAAGCCTGAAACCATCAACTACCGTACGTTCAAGCCCGAGCGCGACGGCCTGTTCTGCGCCAAGATTTTTGGTCCTATCAAGGACTACGAATGCCTGTGCGGCAAGTACAAGCGCCTCAAGCACCGCGGCGTGATCTGCGAGAAGTGCGGCGTTGAAGTCACGCAGACCAAGGTGCGCCGCGAGCGCATGGGCCACATCGATCTGGCCGCGCCTTGCGCCCACATCTGGTTCCTGAAGTCGCTGCCATCGCGTCTGGGCCTGGTGCTGGACATGACGCTGCGCGACATCGAACGCGTGCTGTACTTTGAAGCCTACGTGGTGACCGACCCTGGCATGACCCCGCTGAAGAAGTTCAGCATCATGTCCGAGGACGACTACGACGCCAAGCGCAAGGAATACGGCGACGAATTCATCGCCAAGATGGGCGCGGAAGGTATCAAGGACCTGCTGGAGTCCATCGACATCGACCTGTCGATCGAGCGCCTGCGTGGCGACTTGACCGGCTCCGAAGTCAAGGTCAAGAAGAACGCCAAGCGCCTGAAGGTGCTCGAAGCGTTCAAGAAGTCCGGTATCAAGCCCGAGTGGATGGTGCTGGAAGTGCTGCCCGTGCTGCCGCCGGACCTGCGTCCGCTGGTGCCGCTGGACGGCGGCCGCTTCGCGACCTCCGACCTGAACGACCTGTATCGCCGCGTCATCAACCGCAACAGCCGTCTGCGCCGTCTGCTCGAGCTGAAGGCCCCTGAAATCATCGCCCGCAACGAAAAGCGGATGCTGCAGGAAGCCGTGGACTCGCTGCTGGACAACGGCCGCCGTGGCAAGGCCATGACGGGCGCCAACAAGCGTGCCTTGAAGTCGCTGGCCGACATGATCAAGGGCAAGTCGGGCCGTTTCCGCCAGAACTTGCTGGGCAAGCGCGTGGACTACTCCGGTCGTTCCGTGATTACCGTGGGCCCAACGCTCAAGCTGCACCAGTGCGGTCTGCCCAAGCTGATGGCGCTGGAGCTGTTCAAGCCTTTCATCTTTTCGCGCCTGGAAGCCATGGGCATCGCGACGACGATCAAGGCTGCCAAGAAGGAAGTCGAATCCGGCACGCCCGTGGTGTGGGACATCCTGGAAGAGGTCATCAAGGAACACCCCGTGATGCTCAACCGTGCGCCTACGCTGCACCGTTTGGGTATCCAGGCCTTTGAGCCCATCCTGATCGAAGGCAAGGCCATCCAGTTGCACCCCCTCGTTTGCGCGGCCTTCAACGCCGACTTTGACGGTGACCAGATGGCTGTGCACGTACCGTTGTCGGTGGAAGCACAAATGGAAGCCCGCACGCTGATGCTGGCCTCCAACAACGTGCTGTTCCCCGCTTCGGGCGAGCCCTCTATCGTTCCTTCGCAGGACGTGGTGCTGGGCTTGTACTACGCCACCCGTGACCGTATCAACGGCAAGGGCGAAGGCTTGGTGTTCGCTGACACCGGTGAAGTGCAGCGTGCCCTGGACGCTGGTCAGGTCGAGCTGGCCGCCAAGATCACGGTGCGCATGACCGAGTGGACCAAGGACAAGGCCACGGGCGAATTTGTGCCCTCGACCTCGTTGGTGGAAACCACCGTGGGCCGCGCACTGCTGTCCGAGATCCTGCCCAAGGGCCTGCCGTTCTCCAACATGAACAAGGCGCTCAAGAAGAAGGAAATCTCGCGCCTGATCAACGTGTCCTTCCGCAAGTGCGGTTTGAAGGAAACGGTGGTGTTTGCCGACAAGCTGCTGCAAAACGGTTTCCGCTTGGCCACCCGCGCTGGTATCTCCATCTGTATCGATGACATGTTGGTGCCTCCACAAAAGGCCGGCATCATCGAGCGCTCCGAAAAGGAAGTGAAAGAGATCGAGCAGCAGTACGTCTCCGGTCTGGTCACCTCTGGCGAGCGCTACAACAAGGTGGTGGACATCTGGGGCAAGGCCGGTGACGACGTGTCCAAGGTGATGATGGCCCAACTCTCGAAGCAAAAGGTGATGGACCGCCATGGCAACGAGGTGGACCAGGAATCCTTCAACTCCATCTACATGATGGCCGACTCCGGCGCCCGTGGCTCTGCTGCCCAGATCCGTCAGGTGGCCGGTATGCGGGGTCTGATGGCCAAGCCCGACGGCTCGATCATTGAAACGCCTATCACCGCGAACTTCCGCGAAGGTCTGAACGTGTTGGAGTACTTCATCTCCACCCACGGTGCCCGTAAGGGTCTGGCCGACACGGCGCTGAAGACGGCCAACTCCGGTTACCTGACCCGCCGCCTGGTGGACGTGACGCAGGACTTGGTTGTGACCGAAGAGGATTGCGGCACTTCCAATGGCTCGCTGATGCGCGCCATCGTTGAAGGCGGTGAAGTGATCGAATCGCTGCGCGACCGTATCCTCGGCCGCACGGCGGCGGAAGATGTGCTGCACCCCGAAAACCGCTCGGTCCTGATCCCTGCGGGCACGATGCTGGAAGAGGACCTGATCGAAGAGATCGAGGCAGTGGGCGTGGACGAAGTGAAGGTGCGCACAGCCCTGACCTGCGAAACGCGCTTTGGCCTGTGCGCCAAGTGCTATGGCCGCGACTTGGGCCGTGGCGGTTTGATCAACCTCGGCGAAGCCGTGGGTGTGATCGCTGCCCAGTCCATCGGTGAGCCTGGCACGCAGCTGACCATGCGTACGTTCCACATCGGTGGTGCCGCTTCGCGTGCTGCCATTGCTTCCAGCGTGGAAGCCAAGTCCAACGGTGTGATCGGCTTCAACGCCACGATGCGCTACGTGAGCAACACCAAGGGCGAGCTGGTCGTCATTGCGCGTTCGGGTGAAATCATCATCCACGACGAGCATGGCCGCGAGCGTGAGCGCCACAAGGTGCCTTACGGTGCGACCCTGACGGTGAAGGCCGACCAGACCATCAAGGCTGGCACCATCCTCGCCAACTGGGATCCGCTGACACGCCCCATCATCACCGAGTTCGCCGGTCAGACCAAGTTCGAAAACGTCGAAGAAGGTCTCACCGTTGCCAAGCAGGTCGATGAAGTGACCGGTTTGTCTACGCTGGTGGTGATTGACCCCAAGCGCCGTGGCGCTGCCAAGGTCGTCCGCCCCCAAGTGAAGCTGATCGACGCCCAAGGCCAAGAAGTGAAGATCCCTGGCACCGACCACTCGGTGACCATCGGCTTCCAGGTGGGCGCTCTGATCCAGGTGCGCGATGGCCAGGACGTGGGCCCCGGCGAAGTGCTGGCCCGTATCCCGGTCGAAGGTCAGAAGACCCGCGACATTACCGGCGGTCTGCCCCGTGTGGCCGAACTGTTCGAAGCCCGCACTCCGAAGGACAAGGGCACGCTGGCAGAAATGACCGGCACCATTTCGTTCGGTAAGGAAACCAAGGGCAAGGTCCGCTTGCAAATCACCGACCCCGAAGGCAAGGTGTGGGAAGAGCTCGTGCCCAAGGAAAAGAACATCCTGGTGCACGAAGGCCAGGTGGTCAATAAGGGCGAATCGATTGTGGACGGCCCAGCCGACCCGCAAGACATCCTGCGCCTGTTGGGCATCGAAGAGCTGTCGCGCTACATCGTGGACGAAGTGCAGGACGTGTACCGCTTGCAAGGCGTGAAGATCAACGACAAGCACATTGAAGTGATTGTTCGCCAGATGCTGCGCCGTGTGGTGGTCGAGAACATCGGTGAGTCCAACTACATCAGCGGTGAACAGGTCGAGCGCTCCGAGATCCTGAACACCAACGATGCACTGCAGTCCGAAGGCAAGATCACCGCGACCTACAGCAACTTGCTGCTGGGTATCACGAAGGCTTCTCTGTCCACCGACTCGTTCATCTCGGCCGCTTCCTTCCAGGAAACGACCCGCGTGCTGACCGAAGCCGCGATCATGGGCAAGAAGGACGAACTGCGTGGCCTGAAGGAAAACGTGATCGTGGGCCGCCTGATCCCTGCCGGCACCGGCATGGCTTACCACCAGGCACGCAAGGCCAAGGACGCCATGGACGACGCCGAGCGCCGCGCCATCGCCGAAGCCGAAGCGGCTGAAATGGCTGCCTCTGCGGACGAGCCAGAATCAGAAAGCAGCGTGTCTGCCTCTGACGCCGCTGCAGACTAA